One region of Girardinichthys multiradiatus isolate DD_20200921_A chromosome 1, DD_fGirMul_XY1, whole genome shotgun sequence genomic DNA includes:
- the LOC124871956 gene encoding protein phosphatase 1 regulatory subunit 12B-like isoform X2, with protein MSSYYPRTKDLTRTRKSVTDSPPSSPSYADKNYRHERLSRYDSTGESATDKPLGRTSSYTRREARLASLNKQEQDTTAKDYKKMYTEALQENERLKSRLQDSKQELVKIRSQLEKVAQRQDRMSERSTVLETEKREKQVLEKRVTDMEEEIKVLTELKSDNQRLKDENGALIRVISKLSK; from the exons ATGTCATCCTATTACCCTCGCACCAAAGACCTGACCCGCACCAGGAAATCGGTGACAGATTCACCGCCGTCCTCTCCATCCTATGCTGACAAAAACTACAGA CATGAAAGACTGTCGAG ATATGACTCCACTGGAGAAAGCGCCACAGACAAACCTCTGGGCCGCACCAGCTCTTACACAAGGAGGGAGGCGAGGCTGGCATCTCTGAATAAACAGGAGCAAGACACCACTGCTAAAGACTATAAGAAG aTGTATACAGAAGCTTTGCAAGAGAATGAAAGGCTCAAGTCCAGACTGCAGGACAGCAAACAAGAGTTAGTGAAGATTCGTTCCCAGCTGGAGAAAGTTGCTCAG AGACAGGACAGAATGTCAGAGCGATCTACAGTTCTTGAAACAGAGAAAAGG GAAAAACAAGTTCTGGAGAAAAGAGTCACAGACATGGAGGAGGAAATAAAG GTCTTAACAGAACTCAAGTCAGACAACCAGAGGCTGAAGGATGAAAACGGAGCTCTCATTCGAGTCATCAGCAAGCTGTCCAAGTAG
- the LOC124871956 gene encoding protein phosphatase 1 regulatory subunit 12B-like isoform X3, producing the protein MSSYYPRTKDLTRTRKSVTDSPPSSPSYADKNYRHERLSRYDSTGESATDKPLGRTSSYTRREARLASLNKQEQDTTAKDYKKMYTEALQENERLKSRLQDSKQELVKIRSQLEKVAQRQDRMSERSTVLETEKREKQVLEKRVTDMEEEIKQAPTLRFRCGYQP; encoded by the exons ATGTCATCCTATTACCCTCGCACCAAAGACCTGACCCGCACCAGGAAATCGGTGACAGATTCACCGCCGTCCTCTCCATCCTATGCTGACAAAAACTACAGA CATGAAAGACTGTCGAG ATATGACTCCACTGGAGAAAGCGCCACAGACAAACCTCTGGGCCGCACCAGCTCTTACACAAGGAGGGAGGCGAGGCTGGCATCTCTGAATAAACAGGAGCAAGACACCACTGCTAAAGACTATAAGAAG aTGTATACAGAAGCTTTGCAAGAGAATGAAAGGCTCAAGTCCAGACTGCAGGACAGCAAACAAGAGTTAGTGAAGATTCGTTCCCAGCTGGAGAAAGTTGCTCAG AGACAGGACAGAATGTCAGAGCGATCTACAGTTCTTGAAACAGAGAAAAGG GAAAAACAAGTTCTGGAGAAAAGAGTCACAGACATGGAGGAGGAAATAAAG CAGGCCCCCACACTACGCTTCCGGTGTGGGTACCAGCCCTGA
- the LOC124871956 gene encoding protein phosphatase 1 regulatory subunit 12B-like isoform X4 produces the protein MSSYYPRTKDLTRTRKSVTDSPPSSPSYADKNYRHERLSRYDSTGESATDKPLGRTSSYTRREARLASLNKQEQDTTAKDYKKMYTEALQENERLKSRLQDSKQELVKIRSQLEKVAQRQDRMSERSTVLETEKREKQVLEKRVTDMEEEIKAPTLRFRCGYQP, from the exons ATGTCATCCTATTACCCTCGCACCAAAGACCTGACCCGCACCAGGAAATCGGTGACAGATTCACCGCCGTCCTCTCCATCCTATGCTGACAAAAACTACAGA CATGAAAGACTGTCGAG ATATGACTCCACTGGAGAAAGCGCCACAGACAAACCTCTGGGCCGCACCAGCTCTTACACAAGGAGGGAGGCGAGGCTGGCATCTCTGAATAAACAGGAGCAAGACACCACTGCTAAAGACTATAAGAAG aTGTATACAGAAGCTTTGCAAGAGAATGAAAGGCTCAAGTCCAGACTGCAGGACAGCAAACAAGAGTTAGTGAAGATTCGTTCCCAGCTGGAGAAAGTTGCTCAG AGACAGGACAGAATGTCAGAGCGATCTACAGTTCTTGAAACAGAGAAAAGG GAAAAACAAGTTCTGGAGAAAAGAGTCACAGACATGGAGGAGGAAATAAAG GCCCCCACACTACGCTTCCGGTGTGGGTACCAGCCCTGA
- the LOC124871956 gene encoding protein phosphatase 1 regulatory subunit 12B-like isoform X1 gives MSSYYPRTKDLTRTRKSVTDSPPSSPSYADKNYRHERLSRYDSTGESATDKPLGRTSSYTRREARLASLNKQEQDTTAKDYKKMYTEALQENERLKSRLQDSKQELVKIRSQLEKVAQRQDRMSERSTVLETEKREKQVLEKRVTDMEEEIKAFPALAQVQALRRVNECLLAENRAMLRVLTRLSETASMPETEDL, from the exons ATGTCATCCTATTACCCTCGCACCAAAGACCTGACCCGCACCAGGAAATCGGTGACAGATTCACCGCCGTCCTCTCCATCCTATGCTGACAAAAACTACAGA CATGAAAGACTGTCGAG ATATGACTCCACTGGAGAAAGCGCCACAGACAAACCTCTGGGCCGCACCAGCTCTTACACAAGGAGGGAGGCGAGGCTGGCATCTCTGAATAAACAGGAGCAAGACACCACTGCTAAAGACTATAAGAAG aTGTATACAGAAGCTTTGCAAGAGAATGAAAGGCTCAAGTCCAGACTGCAGGACAGCAAACAAGAGTTAGTGAAGATTCGTTCCCAGCTGGAGAAAGTTGCTCAG AGACAGGACAGAATGTCAGAGCGATCTACAGTTCTTGAAACAGAGAAAAGG GAAAAACAAGTTCTGGAGAAAAGAGTCACAGACATGGAGGAGGAAATAAAG GCTTTCCCAGCCCTGGCCCAGGTCCAGGCTTTGCGGAGAGTGAACGAGTGTCTCCTGGCCGAGAACAGAGCCATGCTGCGCGTCCTCACCCGCCTCTCTGAGACGGCCTCCATGCCAGAGACAGAGGACCTCTGA